One stretch of Croceibacterium atlanticum DNA includes these proteins:
- the pgmG gene encoding phosphoglucomutase/phosphomannomutase PgmG — protein sequence MSHQFDSTVLREYDIRGIIGETLGADDARAIGRSFGTLLRRAGGKLVAVGYDGRVSSPMLEHALVEGLTASGCDVRRIGMGPTPMLYYAEASAEEVDGGIQITGSHNPANYNGFKMVFQGRPFFGKDILTIGEMAAKGDWDDGTGSVEQVDVMDAYIDRMLEGLAGIAPEKLASLKVGWDAGNGAAGPALERLAARLPGEHHLLYTEVDGSFPNHHPDPTVPENLEDLIKLVADKKLDFGIAFDGDGDRIGAIDGEGRVIWGDQLLMIYAEDLLTRQSGATIIADVKASRALYDRVAELGGKPLMWKTGHSLIKSKMKETGSPLAGEMSGHVFFADEYYGYDDALYAGVRLIAASARLGKTVTQLRSAMPEMVNTPEMRFQVDESRKFAAIDEVKERLKDSPSDVNDTDGVRVTNDDGWWLLRASNTQDVLVARAESFTEEGLARLMAQIDEQLALSGLKRGPQAGH from the coding sequence ATGTCCCACCAGTTCGATTCCACTGTCCTGCGTGAATACGATATTCGCGGCATTATCGGCGAAACGCTTGGCGCCGACGATGCCCGCGCCATCGGCCGCAGTTTCGGGACTCTTCTGCGCCGGGCGGGCGGCAAGCTGGTGGCAGTCGGTTATGACGGGCGCGTAAGCTCCCCGATGCTGGAACACGCGCTGGTGGAAGGTTTGACGGCCAGTGGCTGCGATGTGCGCCGGATCGGCATGGGCCCTACGCCGATGCTGTATTACGCGGAAGCTTCAGCGGAAGAGGTCGATGGCGGAATACAGATAACCGGCAGCCATAATCCCGCCAATTACAATGGCTTCAAGATGGTATTTCAGGGTCGGCCGTTTTTCGGCAAGGACATCCTGACCATCGGGGAAATGGCCGCGAAGGGCGATTGGGATGACGGGACCGGCTCTGTCGAGCAGGTCGATGTCATGGACGCCTATATCGATCGGATGCTGGAAGGGCTGGCCGGGATCGCCCCTGAAAAGCTCGCTTCGCTCAAGGTCGGCTGGGACGCGGGGAATGGCGCCGCCGGGCCCGCGCTCGAACGGCTGGCCGCCCGCCTGCCCGGCGAGCATCATCTCCTCTATACCGAGGTGGATGGAAGTTTTCCGAACCATCATCCCGATCCCACTGTTCCGGAAAATCTTGAAGATTTGATCAAGCTTGTCGCGGACAAGAAGCTCGATTTCGGTATCGCTTTCGATGGAGACGGGGACCGGATCGGTGCGATCGACGGTGAAGGCCGCGTGATCTGGGGCGATCAATTGCTGATGATCTATGCCGAAGACCTGCTGACGCGGCAGAGCGGCGCGACGATTATCGCCGATGTGAAGGCCAGCCGCGCCCTGTATGATCGCGTGGCGGAACTGGGCGGCAAGCCCTTGATGTGGAAGACCGGCCACAGCCTGATAAAGTCCAAAATGAAGGAAACAGGTTCGCCGCTGGCCGGCGAAATGAGCGGCCATGTCTTTTTTGCCGATGAATATTACGGCTATGACGATGCGCTTTATGCCGGTGTACGCCTGATCGCGGCCTCCGCGCGGCTGGGCAAGACAGTCACCCAATTGCGCAGCGCGATGCCGGAAATGGTCAATACGCCGGAAATGCGCTTCCAGGTCGATGAAAGCCGCAAATTCGCCGCCATCGATGAAGTGAAGGAACGGCTGAAGGACAGCCCCTCCGACGTGAACGATACGGATGGCGTGCGTGTCACCAATGACGATGGCTGGTGGCTGCTGCGTGCGTCTAACACGCAGGATGTGCTGGTGGCCCGTGCGGAAAGCTTCACGGAAGAAGGGCTTGCCCGGCTGATGGCGCAGATCGATGAACAGCTGGCCCTGTCCGGCCTGAAGCGCGGGCCCCAGGCCGGACATTGA
- a CDS encoding homoserine dehydrogenase, whose protein sequence is MAEPLRIALAGLGTVGAGVIRLIESNGALIAQRAGRPIEIVAVCARDRSKDRGVDLSRFEWEDDMTALAGRDDVDVVVELVGGSDGPALALARNALKGGKGLVTANKAMIAHHGMELAELAEGAQVPLKYEAAVAGGIPVVKGMREGAAANRIERIYGILNGTCNYILSQMEDSGRDFGEVLKEAQELGYAEADPTFDIEGIDAAHKLAILASIAFGARIDFNAVEVAGISRVLAADIAQAEALGYVIRLIGLADCETLEDGTRRLFQRVQPYLVSRDHPLATVDGPTNAVVCEGNYSGRLLFEGAGAGDGPTASAVVADLIDIARGDRSAPFSIPVGLLQSLEPAETGHRRNRTYLRFTVADRPGVLAEITAAMRDAKVSIESLIQQGRPEEGGEVFVVMVTHGGPESGVTKALELLEGSPSLTDAPLVMRLLG, encoded by the coding sequence ATGGCCGAACCGCTTCGCATTGCCCTGGCCGGGCTTGGAACCGTGGGGGCCGGGGTTATCCGGCTGATCGAGAGCAATGGTGCGCTGATTGCCCAGCGCGCCGGCCGCCCGATTGAAATCGTGGCGGTCTGCGCGCGCGATCGCAGCAAGGATCGCGGGGTCGACCTTTCACGCTTCGAGTGGGAAGACGACATGACCGCGCTGGCCGGGCGCGATGACGTAGATGTGGTGGTGGAACTGGTCGGCGGGTCCGACGGTCCGGCCCTTGCCCTTGCGCGCAACGCGCTGAAGGGCGGCAAGGGCCTCGTCACCGCGAACAAGGCCATGATCGCGCATCACGGCATGGAACTCGCGGAACTGGCCGAAGGTGCGCAGGTGCCGCTCAAATACGAAGCCGCAGTTGCAGGCGGGATCCCGGTGGTGAAGGGGATGCGCGAAGGTGCGGCCGCCAACCGGATCGAGCGAATCTACGGCATTCTCAACGGCACCTGTAATTACATCCTCTCCCAGATGGAGGATTCGGGCCGCGATTTTGGCGAAGTGCTGAAGGAAGCGCAGGAGCTTGGCTATGCCGAAGCCGACCCGACTTTCGACATTGAAGGCATCGATGCCGCGCACAAGCTGGCCATTCTCGCCTCGATCGCATTCGGGGCGCGGATCGATTTCAACGCGGTCGAAGTGGCGGGCATCAGCCGTGTTCTTGCCGCCGATATCGCCCAGGCAGAAGCGCTGGGCTATGTCATCCGCCTGATCGGCCTGGCCGATTGCGAAACGCTGGAGGACGGGACCCGTCGCCTGTTCCAGCGCGTCCAGCCCTATCTCGTTTCGCGCGATCACCCGCTGGCCACTGTGGACGGGCCGACCAATGCCGTGGTTTGCGAAGGCAATTATTCGGGCAGGCTGCTGTTCGAAGGCGCCGGGGCAGGGGATGGCCCCACCGCCAGCGCCGTGGTGGCGGACCTGATCGATATCGCGCGCGGCGACCGGAGCGCGCCTTTCTCCATTCCTGTCGGATTGTTGCAGTCGCTTGAGCCGGCCGAAACTGGCCATCGCCGTAACCGCACCTATCTGCGCTTCACCGTGGCGGACCGGCCCGGCGTGCTGGCGGAAATCACGGCGGCCATGCGCGATGCCAAGGTTTCCATCGAAAGCCTGATCCAGCAGGGCCGCCCCGAAGAAGGGGGAGAGGTCTTTGTCGTCATGGTCACTCATGGAGGACCGGAAAGCGGCGTGACCAAGGCGCTCGAACTTCTGGAGGGATCGCCCAGCCTGACGGACGCGCCGCTGGTCATGCGCCTGCTCGGCTGA
- a CDS encoding ligase-associated DNA damage response DEXH box helicase: MNPAADIALPPEIEAWFAGRGWRIRRHQREMQAAHSAGKHALLVADTGAGKTLAGFLPTLVDFCPSGGVQPGEGLHTLYISPLKALAHDVQRNLLAPVQEMGLPIRIETRSGDTPSDRRKRQIGKPPDILLTTPESLSLLLSYPDSFQLFAGLRRVVIDEVHAFATGKRGDLLALALSRLQAIAPDMQRAALSATVASPEAFREWLAPWGDVDSVTVVEGEKGAPPEVEILLPREERVPWGGHAAIWAIPQLYEEIRRNRTTLVFTNTRFLAEYIFRNLWDANEDNLPIAIHHGSLSVEARRKVEGAMARGELRALVATASLDLGVDWGDVDCVVQMGAPKGSSRLLQRIGRANHRLDQPSRAILVPGNRFEFLEATAAKDAVDEGRRDGEDFRPGGLDVLAQHVMACACAAPFDENALLAEIRASLPYAWIDETIWQRVLNFVATGGYALKAYDKFRRITRDTDGFWRLTHPEQAQRHRMNAGIIVDSEMLDVRFRNGRSLGKVEERFAASLKPGDTFQFAGLDLEVEQLRDMELVVRASRRGAMIPSYSGLRLPLSTHLADRVQAMLTDRAGWARFPDDVREWLEVQAWRSHLPAPGRLLVESFPHGGREYTAFYTFTGWNANQSLGMLITKRMEDRGLMPGGFVANDYSLAVWGLKKVEDPAPLLSPEILNHEFVDWVQDSYLLRRAFREVAVISGLVERQHPGKRKTGRQVTFSTDLIYDVLRKYEPDHVLIEAAWADARAKMTDIGRLGDLLDRAVGHIDHVQLDRVSPLAVPVMVMLGRESLPQGSVDDELLLEAETLAGAAMQLDPLEDEEE; the protein is encoded by the coding sequence GTGAACCCGGCAGCGGACATTGCCCTGCCGCCGGAGATAGAGGCGTGGTTCGCCGGGCGCGGCTGGCGAATTCGGCGGCATCAGCGTGAAATGCAGGCCGCGCACAGCGCCGGGAAGCATGCGCTTCTGGTGGCCGATACCGGCGCGGGCAAGACACTGGCAGGCTTCCTGCCGACCTTGGTTGATTTCTGCCCTTCCGGCGGCGTGCAGCCGGGCGAGGGGCTGCACACGCTTTATATCTCGCCGCTCAAGGCGCTGGCGCATGACGTGCAGCGCAATCTGCTGGCGCCAGTACAGGAAATGGGCCTGCCCATCCGCATCGAAACGCGCAGCGGGGATACCCCGTCCGACCGGCGCAAGCGGCAGATCGGCAAACCACCCGACATATTGCTGACAACGCCGGAAAGCCTTTCCTTGCTGCTTTCCTATCCGGACAGTTTCCAGCTTTTTGCCGGTCTCCGGCGCGTTGTGATCGACGAGGTGCACGCCTTTGCGACCGGCAAGCGCGGCGATCTGCTGGCGCTCGCCCTGTCACGCTTGCAGGCAATCGCGCCCGATATGCAGCGCGCGGCCCTTTCCGCCACGGTGGCCAGCCCGGAGGCATTTCGGGAATGGCTGGCGCCATGGGGCGATGTGGACAGCGTGACTGTGGTGGAGGGGGAGAAAGGCGCCCCGCCCGAAGTTGAAATCCTTCTGCCACGGGAAGAGCGTGTCCCATGGGGCGGCCATGCCGCCATCTGGGCGATACCGCAGCTTTACGAGGAGATACGCCGCAACCGGACGACGCTTGTCTTTACCAATACCCGGTTCCTGGCCGAGTATATCTTCCGCAATCTGTGGGATGCGAATGAGGATAATCTGCCTATCGCGATCCATCACGGATCGTTGAGCGTGGAGGCCCGCCGCAAGGTGGAAGGCGCGATGGCGCGGGGGGAATTGCGGGCGCTTGTGGCTACGGCCAGTCTCGATCTTGGGGTGGATTGGGGCGATGTGGACTGCGTGGTGCAAATGGGCGCGCCAAAAGGATCCAGCCGCCTGCTGCAACGCATCGGGCGCGCCAATCACCGGCTCGATCAGCCCAGCCGGGCAATTCTGGTCCCCGGCAATCGGTTTGAATTTCTGGAAGCTACTGCGGCCAAGGATGCCGTGGACGAGGGCCGGCGTGACGGGGAGGATTTTCGCCCCGGCGGGCTGGATGTGCTGGCGCAACATGTGATGGCCTGTGCCTGCGCGGCGCCTTTTGACGAGAATGCGCTGCTGGCGGAAATCCGCGCGAGCCTGCCCTATGCCTGGATTGATGAAACGATCTGGCAACGCGTGCTCAATTTCGTCGCCACGGGCGGTTATGCGTTGAAAGCCTATGACAAGTTCCGCCGGATCACGCGCGATACGGATGGCTTCTGGCGTCTGACTCATCCCGAACAGGCGCAGCGCCACCGCATGAATGCGGGGATCATCGTCGATTCCGAAATGCTGGATGTACGTTTCCGCAACGGCCGTTCGCTTGGCAAGGTGGAGGAACGTTTCGCCGCCTCGCTAAAGCCGGGCGATACGTTCCAGTTTGCCGGGCTCGATCTGGAGGTCGAGCAATTGCGCGATATGGAACTGGTGGTGCGCGCATCGCGGCGGGGGGCGATGATCCCGTCCTATAGCGGGCTGCGGCTGCCCTTATCCACGCATCTGGCGGACCGGGTTCAGGCCATGTTGACGGATCGTGCAGGCTGGGCGCGGTTCCCGGACGATGTGCGCGAATGGCTGGAGGTGCAGGCCTGGCGTTCCCATCTGCCCGCGCCGGGGCGGCTGCTGGTGGAAAGCTTCCCCCATGGCGGGCGGGAATATACGGCTTTCTACACTTTCACCGGCTGGAACGCGAACCAGTCCCTGGGGATGCTGATTACCAAGCGGATGGAAGATCGCGGCCTGATGCCGGGGGGCTTTGTCGCCAATGATTATTCGCTGGCGGTCTGGGGGCTGAAAAAGGTTGAGGATCCGGCGCCGCTGCTGTCGCCGGAAATCCTCAACCATGAATTCGTCGACTGGGTGCAGGATTCCTATCTGCTGCGCCGCGCCTTTCGCGAAGTGGCGGTGATCTCCGGACTGGTGGAGCGGCAGCATCCGGGCAAGCGCAAGACCGGGCGGCAGGTCACGTTTTCAACCGATCTCATCTATGATGTGCTGCGCAAATATGAGCCGGACCATGTGCTGATAGAAGCGGCCTGGGCGGATGCACGCGCGAAGATGACCGATATCGGCCGCCTGGGTGATCTGCTGGATCGGGCGGTTGGCCATATCGATCATGTGCAGCTGGATCGGGTCAGCCCCCTTGCCGTGCCGGTCATGGTGATGCTGGGGCGGGAAAGCCTGCCGCAAGGATCCGTGGATGATGAATTGCTGCTCGAAGCCGAAACGCTGGCCGGCGCGGCGATGCAGCTCGATCCGCTGGAAGATGAGGAAGAGTAG
- a CDS encoding MotA/TolQ/ExbB proton channel family protein, producing MLIDILAAAAGEATPQNKFGFLEAMEQGGMIAWTIFGVLVIMSVGSFYILITKLFEQNKIFSQFKSIRSGAFWRASSLKEGSAKLEKNSAWRQLVDDALAAEEQHTKMTDSLEAHDWLHGSLARSEASINSKLAGGLPFLATVGATAPFVGLLGTVIGIYRALINIGLAGSASIDKVAGPVGEALIMTAIGLLVAVPAVLAYNWLQGRNKKIAELLSGFSTDILANIASRGSVKPAVTAAPAKPAPKPAPAAAKPATATKA from the coding sequence ATGCTTATTGACATCCTGGCTGCCGCCGCCGGCGAAGCCACTCCGCAGAACAAATTCGGCTTCTTGGAAGCCATGGAACAGGGCGGTATGATCGCCTGGACGATTTTCGGCGTCCTCGTGATCATGTCTGTCGGTTCGTTCTATATCCTGATCACCAAGCTGTTCGAACAGAACAAGATCTTCAGCCAGTTCAAGTCGATCCGTTCGGGCGCTTTCTGGCGCGCGTCTTCCCTGAAGGAAGGCTCCGCCAAGCTGGAAAAGAACAGTGCATGGCGCCAGCTGGTCGATGACGCTCTGGCCGCTGAAGAACAGCACACGAAGATGACTGACAGCCTGGAAGCCCATGACTGGCTGCACGGTTCGCTCGCGCGTTCGGAAGCTTCCATCAACTCCAAGCTGGCTGGCGGCCTGCCGTTCCTGGCAACCGTGGGCGCGACCGCACCGTTCGTCGGTCTGCTCGGTACGGTTATCGGTATCTACCGCGCTCTCATCAATATCGGCCTCGCCGGTTCGGCCTCGATCGACAAGGTCGCAGGTCCGGTTGGTGAAGCCCTGATCATGACCGCCATCGGTCTGCTCGTGGCCGTTCCCGCCGTTCTGGCTTACAACTGGCTTCAGGGCCGCAACAAGAAGATCGCGGAACTGCTGAGCGGTTTCTCGACCGACATCCTGGCCAACATCGCCTCGCGCGGTTCGGTGAAGCCTGCGGTTACTGCTGCTCCGGCCAAGCCTGCTCCGAAGCCGGCACCGGCTGCGGCCAAGCCGGCCACTGCCACCAAGGCCTGA
- a CDS encoding TonB family protein has product MSGSRVVAIVIVGLIHLAIGYALVTGLAYEAYKKAVERVTTVDIEEPPPPEEEPPPPPPEPETAPPPPVAPPPPIAVNPAPPPIVTQTRIPPPAPPARIVPPAAPPAPPPPPPPPSKARGATPDNQGRWAARIQENYPSRAIRSETEGRVGVRVTIDERGRVSSCSVSSSSGSSILDDAACEGMERYARFNPALDDAGNPTTGSFATTIVYQLSR; this is encoded by the coding sequence ATGAGCGGCAGTCGCGTTGTAGCGATTGTCATCGTCGGCCTGATCCACCTTGCTATTGGTTACGCGCTCGTCACCGGCTTGGCCTATGAGGCCTATAAAAAGGCGGTGGAACGTGTGACCACGGTGGATATCGAGGAACCGCCGCCCCCGGAGGAAGAACCGCCGCCCCCGCCGCCTGAGCCCGAAACGGCTCCGCCGCCGCCGGTTGCGCCGCCTCCGCCTATCGCCGTAAACCCGGCGCCACCCCCCATTGTGACGCAAACGCGCATTCCGCCGCCCGCGCCGCCAGCACGTATCGTGCCGCCGGCCGCGCCGCCTGCGCCGCCGCCTCCTCCGCCGCCGCCTTCCAAGGCACGCGGTGCGACGCCGGACAATCAGGGCCGCTGGGCCGCACGCATCCAGGAGAATTACCCCTCCCGTGCGATCCGCAGCGAAACTGAAGGCAGGGTTGGCGTCCGCGTCACGATTGACGAACGCGGTCGTGTCTCGAGCTGCTCCGTCTCTTCTTCGAGCGGTTCCAGCATCCTGGACGACGCTGCGTGCGAGGGCATGGAACGCTATGCCCGTTTCAACCCGGCTCTCGACGATGCAGGCAACCCCACCACGGGCAGCTTCGCGACGACAATCGTGTATCAGCTCAGCCGATAA
- the glpX gene encoding class II fructose-bisphosphatase, translated as MPTQKITPTSHVLDRVLVMEMVRVTEAAAIAASSLIGRGDEKAADAAAVEAMRKAFDTLYIDGTVVIGEGERDEAPMLYIGEKVGGAPDKGPKIDIALDPLEGTTITAKAGPNALAVLAAAEEGCLLNAPDVYMEKIAVGPGYCQGVISLDKSIRENVEAVASEKGVAPAEINVCVLDRPRHAELIAELRSIGCGVHLIPDGDVAGVIATTDEDTTIDMYMGTGGAPEGVLAAAALRCAGGQFNGRLLFRNEDERARARKWGVEDLDRIYLLEDLAKGDCIFAATGVTDGSLLEGVKRKRGNKMTTESVVMRASTGTVRWVRGEHRVR; from the coding sequence ATGCCGACTCAGAAGATTACTCCGACCAGCCATGTCCTCGATCGCGTGCTTGTCATGGAGATGGTCCGCGTGACCGAAGCTGCGGCGATCGCGGCCTCTTCGCTGATCGGCCGAGGTGACGAGAAGGCGGCCGATGCCGCCGCCGTGGAAGCGATGCGCAAGGCGTTCGATACTCTCTATATCGATGGCACCGTGGTCATCGGCGAGGGTGAGCGCGACGAAGCGCCGATGCTGTATATCGGCGAAAAGGTCGGCGGCGCGCCGGACAAGGGGCCGAAGATCGACATTGCGCTGGATCCGCTGGAAGGCACCACCATCACCGCCAAGGCCGGCCCCAACGCGCTGGCCGTGCTGGCTGCGGCGGAAGAAGGCTGCCTGCTCAACGCGCCCGATGTCTATATGGAAAAGATCGCGGTCGGCCCCGGCTATTGCCAGGGCGTGATCAGCCTCGACAAATCGATTCGCGAAAATGTGGAAGCTGTGGCCAGCGAAAAGGGTGTCGCGCCCGCCGAGATCAATGTCTGTGTGCTGGACCGCCCACGCCATGCGGAACTGATTGCGGAACTGCGCTCGATCGGGTGCGGCGTGCACCTGATCCCCGATGGCGATGTGGCCGGCGTTATCGCCACCACCGACGAGGATACGACGATCGACATGTATATGGGCACGGGCGGCGCGCCGGAAGGCGTGCTGGCTGCGGCGGCATTGCGCTGCGCCGGTGGCCAGTTCAACGGCCGGTTGCTGTTCCGTAACGAGGATGAACGCGCCCGCGCCCGCAAATGGGGTGTGGAGGACCTGGACCGGATCTATCTTCTGGAAGACCTGGCCAAGGGAGACTGCATCTTCGCCGCCACCGGCGTGACGGATGGTTCGCTGCTGGAAGGCGTGAAGCGCAAGCGCGGTAACAAGATGACCACGGAAAGCGTGGTGATGCGGGCCAGCACCGGCACCGTTCGCTGGGTTCGCGGGGAACATCGCGTCAGGTAA
- a CDS encoding J domain-containing protein, translating into MGKLLIIAAIAVICWKMFTGRWPWQPRISARQQAVFNARRLLGVETAASRQEILTAHKRLVAMVHPDRGGSSAQVHEANAARDLLLDQLPHDTVT; encoded by the coding sequence ATGGGCAAGCTGCTGATCATCGCGGCGATCGCAGTCATATGCTGGAAGATGTTTACTGGCCGCTGGCCGTGGCAGCCCAGAATTTCCGCGCGCCAGCAGGCGGTGTTCAATGCGCGCCGATTGCTGGGAGTCGAAACCGCCGCCAGCCGGCAGGAAATTCTCACCGCGCACAAACGCCTTGTGGCGATGGTCCACCCCGATCGCGGCGGAAGCAGTGCCCAGGTCCATGAAGCGAATGCTGCACGCGACCTGCTGCTGGATCAATTGCCACACGACACTGTTACTTAA
- a CDS encoding FUSC family protein: protein MAALADLLRAEWRELISVRPSDRPWQLPFAAALAAGVPLMTAAALDQMAAGAVMALAALTFLYLPPTDMRHRMATIMACALGMIACYTIGLVVHAVPVARIPVLAIAALIITFACRSFRVLPPGGMFFIMAAAIAAFSPGDLAEIPARAGMMAIGCIFACFVAFLYSLYVLRRKPADAPPPPPDGAAMAVIRVDSVIIGLFVGFSLVIAELLALDKPYWVPVSCLAIIQGMSLRAAWNRQIHRIIGTALGLGVTWALLSFVHGPWGVAIGIMVLHFVIEMAVVRHYGFAVMFITPLTILLAEAPTLGDADVGALMEARFIDSALGAIIGFVGAACLHNPRIRARFAQIPGLGAGRPGGV from the coding sequence ATGGCCGCTCTTGCGGATTTGCTGCGCGCGGAATGGCGCGAACTGATATCGGTCCGGCCGAGTGACCGGCCGTGGCAATTGCCCTTCGCCGCGGCATTGGCGGCGGGCGTCCCGCTGATGACCGCTGCCGCGCTGGACCAGATGGCAGCTGGTGCCGTCATGGCCTTGGCCGCGCTGACATTCCTTTATCTGCCGCCCACCGATATGCGCCACCGCATGGCCACGATCATGGCCTGCGCCCTGGGAATGATTGCCTGTTACACGATTGGCCTGGTCGTTCACGCCGTGCCGGTGGCGCGGATCCCTGTTCTGGCGATTGCCGCGCTGATCATCACATTTGCCTGTCGTAGTTTCCGCGTGCTTCCCCCCGGCGGCATGTTTTTTATCATGGCGGCGGCGATTGCCGCTTTCAGCCCCGGCGATCTGGCGGAGATACCGGCGCGGGCGGGCATGATGGCAATCGGCTGCATCTTCGCCTGTTTCGTGGCGTTTCTTTACAGCCTGTATGTGCTGCGCCGAAAACCTGCCGATGCGCCGCCCCCTCCGCCTGACGGAGCGGCGATGGCGGTGATCCGCGTGGATTCAGTGATTATCGGCCTGTTTGTGGGCTTTTCGCTCGTAATTGCAGAGCTGTTGGCGCTGGATAAACCCTATTGGGTGCCGGTCAGCTGCCTGGCCATTATCCAGGGCATGTCACTGCGCGCAGCATGGAACCGCCAGATCCACCGTATCATCGGCACGGCGCTGGGGCTGGGCGTGACATGGGCCTTGCTCAGCTTCGTACATGGTCCATGGGGCGTGGCGATCGGCATCATGGTGCTGCATTTCGTGATCGAAATGGCGGTTGTGCGGCATTATGGTTTCGCCGTGATGTTCATCACCCCGCTCACCATCTTGCTGGCCGAAGCGCCGACTCTGGGAGACGCGGATGTGGGCGCATTGATGGAGGCGCGTTTCATCGATTCCGCACTTGGCGCCATTATCGGTTTTGTCGGGGCCGCCTGTCTGCATAATCCGCGAATCCGCGCCCGGTTCGCGCAGATTCCGGGATTGGGCGCGGGGCGGCCCGGCGGCGTGTGA
- a CDS encoding ExbD/TolR family protein, with protein MAISAGGGGAEKPMSDINTTPLVDVMLVLLIIFLIAVPVAIQTIEKLEIPIFESVESKDKVENLLITVSTTDLQGRTAGTQQSDFSGATRDGECRIYFNNTTLVDSGELYDRAFERLDGIVQRAGGPEAIMADPDLIPQVHIRGDVNAPWRCVAGVIFNVQAAGYPTVGFISNPVDPNA; from the coding sequence ATGGCAATTTCTGCAGGCGGAGGCGGCGCCGAAAAGCCGATGTCAGACATCAACACCACGCCCCTCGTGGACGTGATGCTGGTGCTGCTGATCATCTTCCTTATCGCAGTCCCCGTCGCCATCCAGACGATCGAAAAGCTGGAAATCCCGATCTTCGAATCCGTCGAATCGAAGGACAAGGTGGAGAACCTGCTGATCACGGTGTCGACCACCGACTTGCAAGGCCGCACCGCTGGCACGCAGCAGTCCGACTTTTCCGGCGCGACCCGGGACGGCGAATGCCGGATCTACTTCAACAACACGACCCTGGTCGATTCGGGCGAGCTCTATGACCGGGCTTTCGAACGGCTGGACGGTATCGTGCAGCGCGCAGGTGGTCCGGAAGCGATCATGGCGGATCCGGATCTCATTCCGCAGGTTCATATCCGCGGTGACGTGAACGCCCCGTGGCGTTGCGTGGCAGGTGTGATCTTCAATGTGCAGGCGGCTGGCTATCCGACCGTCGGCTTCATTTCCAACCCGGTCGATCCGAACGCTTGA
- a CDS encoding ExbD/TolR family protein, translating to MAMSGGKDDGEPMMEMNTTPLIDVMLVLLIMFIITIPVATHSVDIDLPVPNPNPPENMVDPVKNKIVLTPNGEILWNGETIDQGTLVANLQTSLTFAVEPELQFEPEANASYDLSAKVLNIIKASGVTKFGFVGNEKYRVFGK from the coding sequence ATGGCAATGTCAGGCGGCAAGGACGATGGCGAGCCGATGATGGAGATGAACACGACGCCGCTCATCGACGTCATGCTCGTTCTCCTCATCATGTTCATCATCACCATCCCCGTGGCGACGCACTCGGTCGATATTGACCTGCCGGTCCCGAACCCCAATCCGCCTGAAAACATGGTGGATCCGGTCAAGAACAAGATCGTGCTCACCCCCAATGGCGAGATCTTGTGGAACGGCGAGACGATCGACCAGGGTACGCTGGTGGCCAATCTGCAGACCTCGCTGACCTTCGCGGTCGAACCGGAACTGCAGTTCGAGCCGGAAGCGAATGCTAGCTACGACCTCTCGGCCAAGGTGCTCAACATCATCAAGGCCTCCGGCGTGACGAAATTCGGCTTCGTCGGAAACGAGAAATACCGGGTCTTCGGCAAGTAA